In a genomic window of Methanosarcina horonobensis HB-1 = JCM 15518:
- a CDS encoding geranylgeranyl reductase family protein has protein sequence MYDLIIVGGGPSGSSAGRTAGKAGISTLLLEKENFPRYKPCGGALSPYALSCLDFELPEYLIERDISKVRIHFRELCTERQKDYRLALLVSRTAFDNFLLDKARETGIDIHLGEKVLNCEEREGCVEVKTSQNTYLAKFVLIAEGSEGTLKHNVRRHRDRRTEYDLALVSEVPEKDEVISSRFPDLIDIRFGITPGGYGWIFPHQGYYSVGVVGTAEYLEHPKEIMQAFLQTNGFSGDYQIHSHIIPVGGIKRKTVSSRILLSGDAAGFADAFLGEGIAYAVRSGQLAAEKVAELVLYDQRLGDLKEYEARCRQEFGNFLVSSLKLEKVMHRFPETSFRLALSRKEILDKYLDEVMINRSHKDYVRWLLLNFSLSEPASKMRSITEKNQ, from the coding sequence ATGTACGATCTCATTATAGTGGGTGGAGGCCCTTCGGGATCTTCTGCTGGAAGAACAGCCGGAAAAGCAGGAATTTCAACTCTTTTGCTCGAAAAAGAAAATTTTCCGAGGTATAAGCCCTGCGGAGGAGCTTTATCTCCTTATGCTCTCTCATGCCTGGATTTCGAACTCCCTGAATACTTAATCGAGAGGGATATTTCAAAGGTGAGGATTCATTTCAGGGAACTCTGTACTGAAAGGCAAAAAGACTACAGATTAGCTTTGCTTGTTTCCAGAACAGCTTTTGACAATTTCCTGCTTGATAAAGCCAGAGAAACAGGAATTGATATCCATTTAGGGGAAAAGGTACTGAACTGCGAGGAAAGAGAAGGATGCGTTGAGGTTAAGACCTCTCAGAACACTTACCTTGCAAAATTTGTTCTTATTGCGGAAGGTTCGGAAGGCACGCTTAAGCACAATGTCAGGCGGCATAGAGATAGGAGGACAGAGTATGATCTTGCCCTTGTTTCGGAAGTTCCTGAAAAGGACGAGGTGATAAGTAGTCGGTTTCCGGATCTCATAGATATTCGTTTCGGGATCACACCCGGAGGGTATGGCTGGATTTTCCCTCATCAAGGGTATTATTCCGTGGGAGTTGTTGGAACAGCTGAGTATCTGGAGCATCCAAAAGAAATAATGCAGGCGTTTTTGCAGACAAACGGTTTTTCAGGAGATTATCAGATCCATTCCCACATTATCCCTGTAGGAGGGATAAAACGAAAAACCGTAAGTTCAAGGATTCTTTTGAGTGGAGATGCTGCAGGTTTCGCAGATGCTTTCCTGGGAGAGGGTATTGCTTATGCTGTCCGGTCAGGGCAGCTTGCGGCGGAGAAAGTAGCTGAACTTGTACTCTATGACCAGAGGCTGGGTGATCTTAAAGAATACGAAGCAAGGTGCAGGCAGGAATTCGGGAATTTCCTTGTCAGTTCCCTTAAACTTGAAAAGGTTATGCACCGTTTTCCTGAGACCTCTTTCAGACTTGCTCTCAGCAGGAAAGAAATTCTGGATAAGTACCTGGATGAGGTTATGATAAATAGAAGCCACAAAGACTATGTCAGGTGGTTGCTGCTCAATTTCAGTCTGTCTGAACCTGCATCTAAAATGAGATCCATTACAGAGAAGAATCAGTAA
- a CDS encoding NAD(P)/FAD-dependent oxidoreductase, with product MYDLIIVGGGPSGASAGRRAGKLGLNTLLLEKEEFPRYKPCGGGLSRHAISYLDFELPQDIIEWEVTGARVSFKEQTIEVHKDHCLSTMVSRDVFDNLLLEKAKETGAEVHTGEKVYRCAESPGYVEVTTEKETYQARFAIIAEGAHGLLKTCVRPVDNEEECGVCVVTEIPAEEEEIKEKIGKTVDMYFGVAGGGYGWIFPHGTYYSVGIGGLIKDLPHPKETMLEFLKCNGFSGNYKLKGHKIPLGGVKRKITGSRVLLSGDAAGFVDAFSGEGIAYAISSGQFAAEVIAGICLCGGRLKDLSKYESLCQAEFGTHLKYSLMFSRIMHRFPEKTFKIFTSSDKMIDKYLEVVDFSIDYKDYLRWSLLNFKLR from the coding sequence TAATTATAGTCGGAGGAGGGCCTTCCGGAGCCTCGGCCGGAAGAAGGGCAGGAAAACTTGGCCTCAATACACTGCTGCTTGAAAAAGAAGAATTCCCAAGGTACAAACCCTGTGGAGGAGGGCTTTCGAGACACGCGATTTCTTATCTTGATTTCGAGCTTCCTCAGGATATCATTGAATGGGAAGTTACAGGAGCACGAGTCTCTTTTAAGGAGCAGACAATTGAAGTACATAAAGACCACTGCCTTTCCACAATGGTATCAAGGGATGTTTTCGATAACCTCCTTCTTGAAAAGGCAAAAGAGACAGGAGCCGAAGTCCATACCGGAGAAAAAGTTTATCGATGTGCGGAATCTCCCGGATATGTGGAGGTCACGACAGAAAAAGAGACCTATCAGGCAAGGTTTGCAATCATTGCTGAAGGGGCACACGGACTTCTTAAGACCTGTGTAAGACCTGTTGATAACGAAGAAGAATGTGGAGTCTGTGTGGTTACCGAAATTCCAGCTGAAGAAGAGGAGATCAAAGAGAAGATCGGCAAAACCGTTGATATGTATTTCGGAGTGGCTGGCGGCGGGTACGGCTGGATTTTCCCTCACGGAACTTATTATTCAGTTGGAATTGGAGGGCTTATTAAAGACCTCCCTCACCCTAAGGAGACTATGCTTGAGTTCCTCAAATGTAACGGCTTTTCCGGCAATTACAAGCTAAAAGGGCATAAAATCCCTCTGGGCGGGGTTAAGCGAAAGATTACGGGCTCAAGAGTTCTTCTGAGCGGGGATGCCGCAGGATTCGTAGACGCTTTCTCAGGCGAGGGGATTGCTTATGCCATAAGCTCGGGGCAGTTTGCTGCTGAAGTGATTGCCGGAATCTGCTTGTGTGGCGGAAGACTAAAAGACCTGAGTAAATACGAGTCTCTCTGCCAGGCCGAGTTCGGAACTCACCTTAAGTATTCCCTTATGTTTTCCAGAATAATGCACCGCTTCCCGGAAAAGACATTTAAAATCTTCACATCAAGCGATAAAATGATTGATAAATACCTTGAAGTTGTGGATTTCAGCATTGATTATAAGGATTATCTCCGCTGGTCTCTTCTGAATTTCAAACTCAGATAA